One window of the Sphaerochaeta associata genome contains the following:
- a CDS encoding FadR/GntR family transcriptional regulator, with product MKEIKRISVTTQVIDSIRESILQGSYPVGTKLPPEVKLCEMLSVSRSTVREAMRSLQAEGYVELISGKGAFVKDNQGHDYDAIRSWFIEVAPTLKDTTEVREALETLQVRMAIKRGSNEELEVLQQIHEQFIEENKVSNVTALAELDEQFHTQICRMAHNPLLLKINQLMAMELKRYRLMSISVKTSSDNTIREHELVIKAIEERDNQKAAAYMLAHLGSSLADINKVLEGQK from the coding sequence ATGAAAGAGATAAAACGCATATCAGTCACCACCCAAGTCATCGACTCGATCCGTGAGTCGATTCTTCAGGGCAGCTATCCGGTGGGAACCAAGCTGCCTCCTGAGGTCAAGCTCTGCGAGATGCTCTCCGTCAGCCGCTCGACCGTTCGTGAAGCGATGCGCTCGCTTCAGGCCGAGGGCTATGTGGAGTTGATTTCCGGCAAGGGTGCGTTCGTGAAGGACAACCAAGGACACGACTACGACGCCATCCGCTCGTGGTTCATCGAAGTCGCCCCCACCCTCAAGGATACCACCGAGGTGCGTGAGGCGCTTGAAACCCTGCAGGTCCGCATGGCGATCAAGCGTGGAAGCAATGAAGAACTTGAGGTCCTGCAGCAAATCCACGAGCAGTTCATCGAAGAGAACAAGGTCAGCAACGTAACAGCCCTCGCCGAGCTCGATGAGCAATTCCATACCCAGATCTGCCGCATGGCGCACAATCCCCTGCTTCTGAAAATCAACCAACTGATGGCGATGGAGCTCAAGCGTTACCGGCTTATGTCGATTTCAGTAAAAACAAGCTCGGACAACACGATTCGGGAGCACGAGTTGGTCATCAAGGCCATTGAAGAGCGGGACAACCAGAAAGCTGCAGCGTACATGCTCGCCCATCTTGGAAGCTCTCTTGCCGATATCAACAAGGTTCTCGAAGGACAGAAGTAA
- a CDS encoding TRAP transporter small permease, which produces MQLVKKLLDLFVRLVSVLLMCLVSGIVLLMLNELVLRNLLGKSFRGMTEMAGFMFLWMAFLGVIVLYDQDRMISLDMFFVRTHDRLHTLLWVAHKVVAACLGTIMVIAFFGLYPYVSTEYYSSMPTFAKLWQYVPMAITGSFLCIKSIYDLIEKARGEGSR; this is translated from the coding sequence ATGCAATTGGTGAAAAAACTGCTTGATCTCTTTGTCCGCCTGGTCTCGGTGCTGCTCATGTGCCTGGTCTCAGGCATCGTACTTTTGATGCTCAATGAGCTGGTGCTGCGCAATCTCTTGGGAAAATCCTTTCGGGGTATGACCGAGATGGCGGGCTTCATGTTTCTATGGATGGCCTTTTTGGGGGTCATCGTCCTCTATGACCAAGACCGGATGATTAGCCTGGATATGTTCTTTGTCAGGACGCATGACAGGTTGCATACCCTATTGTGGGTCGCCCATAAAGTGGTGGCTGCCTGTTTGGGAACCATCATGGTGATTGCGTTCTTCGGCTTGTATCCGTATGTAAGTACCGAGTATTACTCCTCCATGCCGACCTTTGCCAAACTCTGGCAGTATGTCCCGATGGCCATTACCGGGAGTTTTCTCTGCATCAAATCAATCTACGACCTTATTGAGAAGGCAAGAGGGGAGGGAAGCCGATGA
- a CDS encoding TRAP transporter large permease produces the protein MILFFGSFVVLLLIGVPISISIGASAILGCLNLGYPLMVIGQKMVSGIDSFLLIAIPLFILAGNLMNAGKITEKIFDFAKRLVGWIPGGLGHANVVASLIFAGMSGSAAADAGGLGTIEMQAMTSNGYDEEFSAGITAASSVIGPIFPPSIPLIIYGSVASVSVSQLFMGGVIPGLLMAVALMVLVYFFAAKRKYERTPFNMRLLIKQFFASVLSIITPLIILSGFVFGLFTPTEASSVAVAYALVIALFVYRTLDWKSFKKCLLESAITSANTLFIIGTSMLFSYVLIKEGVSAQMADFILGISDNPYLILLVINILLLVLGMFMEPGAILTLMLPVLLPIVKALQIDLVHFGVVMILNLMIGQVTPPFGVCLFIIADVSKMSLNRMYKAILPFIIPLVVVLFICTYIPSVITWLPNTLLHA, from the coding sequence ATGATTCTGTTCTTTGGAAGTTTCGTTGTATTGTTGTTGATCGGAGTGCCCATCAGCATTTCCATCGGTGCAAGCGCTATTCTTGGCTGTCTGAACCTCGGCTACCCGCTGATGGTCATCGGTCAGAAAATGGTCAGCGGCATCGACTCCTTTCTGCTTATAGCAATTCCTCTTTTCATTCTTGCAGGCAATCTGATGAATGCCGGCAAGATAACGGAGAAAATCTTTGACTTCGCAAAACGCTTGGTCGGCTGGATCCCCGGCGGCCTGGGTCATGCAAACGTCGTCGCCAGCCTCATTTTTGCTGGCATGAGCGGCAGTGCCGCCGCAGATGCCGGAGGCCTTGGCACCATTGAGATGCAAGCAATGACCAGCAATGGCTATGATGAAGAGTTCTCAGCCGGTATCACAGCCGCCTCTTCAGTTATTGGCCCTATTTTTCCTCCTTCCATTCCTCTCATCATCTACGGCTCGGTGGCGTCGGTCAGCGTATCGCAGCTCTTCATGGGAGGGGTCATTCCTGGTTTGTTGATGGCTGTCGCCTTGATGGTACTCGTCTACTTTTTCGCTGCGAAGCGTAAATATGAACGTACACCATTCAATATGCGGCTATTGATCAAGCAGTTTTTCGCATCTGTATTGTCGATTATCACGCCTTTAATCATTCTCAGCGGGTTTGTATTCGGCCTGTTCACCCCAACCGAAGCTTCCAGTGTTGCAGTTGCCTATGCGTTGGTGATAGCACTGTTCGTTTATCGCACCCTCGATTGGAAATCCTTCAAGAAGTGCCTGCTTGAAAGTGCCATTACCAGTGCCAACACCCTGTTCATCATCGGTACTTCCATGTTGTTCAGCTATGTGTTGATCAAGGAAGGCGTTTCCGCCCAGATGGCTGATTTCATTCTCGGCATCAGCGACAACCCCTATCTGATTCTCCTGGTGATCAACATTCTCCTGCTGGTTTTGGGCATGTTCATGGAACCCGGTGCGATCCTTACCTTGATGTTGCCGGTCCTGCTTCCCATCGTAAAGGCTCTGCAGATCGACTTGGTCCACTTCGGGGTGGTCATGATTCTCAACCTGATGATCGGCCAGGTGACTCCTCCTTTCGGCGTCTGCCTCTTCATCATCGCAGATGTATCAAAAATGTCGTTGAACCGGATGTACAAGGCAATTCTGCCGTTCATCATCCCCTTGGTGGTTGTTCTGTTCATCTGTACGTATATACCGTCTGTAATTACGTGGCTCCCCAATACGCTGCTACACGCATAA
- a CDS encoding dihydrodipicolinate synthase family protein, with protein MVDSTPSVVSALITPMREDRSIDAVALQNLVQYEMDHGSEGFYCCGSSGEGLLLSVEERKQIATLVSEVCRDKVPFYVHSGSLGTREAIDLSIHAQEAGAKAVSLIPPIYYHYSQQEVENYYLDVVNAVDLGVIVYNIPQFTGISFSKDSAVMQHEKIIGVKHTSMNLYDLERLGQAFPKKILFNGFDEIFLYSLAAGAQSTIGTTVNVCPSLFGAIREDFLGSNISGAQQKQHLLNNFIESVVKEGIFPAVKYCMTYLGIPSGPCRKPFKELDHGARLRIEGALARIEAYL; from the coding sequence ATGGTAGATTCGACACCCTCGGTTGTTTCGGCACTCATCACGCCGATGAGAGAGGATCGGAGCATCGATGCCGTTGCTTTGCAGAACCTCGTGCAGTATGAAATGGACCATGGCAGTGAGGGCTTCTATTGCTGCGGGTCATCCGGCGAGGGGTTGCTTTTGAGTGTGGAAGAGCGAAAGCAGATTGCCACGCTTGTCAGCGAGGTGTGCAGGGACAAGGTGCCTTTTTATGTACACAGCGGCTCCTTGGGGACTCGTGAGGCGATTGATCTCTCAATCCATGCTCAGGAAGCGGGGGCGAAGGCTGTCTCCCTCATTCCTCCAATTTATTACCACTATTCGCAGCAAGAGGTGGAGAACTACTACCTTGATGTCGTGAATGCCGTGGACCTTGGGGTGATCGTGTACAACATACCCCAATTCACCGGCATCTCCTTCTCCAAGGATAGTGCGGTCATGCAGCATGAGAAGATCATCGGCGTAAAGCACACCTCGATGAATCTGTACGACCTTGAGCGTTTGGGACAGGCTTTTCCCAAGAAAATCCTCTTCAACGGCTTCGATGAGATTTTCCTCTACAGCCTCGCTGCAGGAGCACAGAGTACCATCGGAACAACGGTAAATGTGTGTCCATCGCTCTTTGGTGCGATCCGAGAGGATTTTTTGGGTTCCAACATCAGCGGTGCCCAGCAAAAACAGCATCTCTTGAACAACTTCATTGAATCTGTGGTGAAAGAGGGAATTTTCCCTGCGGTCAAGTATTGCATGACCTATCTGGGCATTCCCTCCGGACCATGCAGAAAGCCGTTCAAGGAACTCGACCACGGAGCCAGACTGAGAATAGAGGGAGCATTAGCGCGCATTGAAGCATATCTTTAG
- a CDS encoding SDR family NAD(P)-dependent oxidoreductase — protein MDTQKFGSHLEGKLVVVTGASKGIGRGLAQIIAAEGAVVALAARDTQALAEVKETIESNGGMAYTFALDLRRVESIRACFERIEAQLGSIDVLVNNAGMGNPIAAEDITEEDWDWMMDLNLKGTFFCCQEAGKRMLKQGKGRIVNISSQASVVAIPHEAVYCASKGGLNMLTKTLAVEWSGRGVTVNAVGPTFVYTPGTAERLDDPAFLNSVLSKIPRGRVATIEDVASAVLYLASDHADMVTGSLLLVDGGWTAL, from the coding sequence ATGGATACACAGAAATTCGGCTCCCACCTTGAGGGGAAACTGGTAGTTGTCACAGGAGCAAGCAAGGGCATCGGCAGGGGCTTGGCCCAGATAATCGCCGCCGAAGGCGCTGTCGTCGCCCTTGCCGCCCGTGACACGCAAGCCCTGGCCGAGGTGAAAGAGACAATTGAGAGCAACGGGGGAATGGCGTACACCTTTGCCTTGGATCTCAGGCGGGTTGAATCGATTCGAGCGTGCTTTGAGCGCATTGAAGCACAGCTGGGATCGATCGATGTTCTTGTGAACAATGCCGGAATGGGCAATCCCATTGCAGCCGAGGACATAACAGAAGAGGATTGGGATTGGATGATGGATCTCAATCTCAAGGGAACCTTCTTTTGCTGCCAGGAAGCCGGGAAGCGGATGCTCAAGCAGGGAAAAGGCAGGATCGTCAACATCTCCAGCCAGGCCTCGGTCGTGGCCATCCCGCATGAAGCAGTCTATTGCGCTTCCAAAGGCGGACTGAACATGCTGACCAAGACATTGGCGGTGGAGTGGTCGGGCAGGGGAGTTACGGTCAACGCCGTAGGCCCGACGTTTGTCTATACACCAGGAACGGCCGAGCGCTTGGATGATCCGGCTTTTCTCAATTCGGTTCTTTCCAAGATTCCCCGCGGCAGGGTCGCCACCATTGAAGACGTTGCTTCGGCCGTTCTCTATCTTGCAAGCGACCATGCAGACATGGTTACCGGCAGCCTGCTGCTCGTAGACGGTGGCTGGACTGCCCTATGA
- a CDS encoding sensor histidine kinase has product MRKPFSLAALNLALVILSLLIFALVLSFFLSFGLDAAQASWHAKEEASLNAYIVAQLLDAQQPVTADTASTLFGSLPYAPTYLYVTDSLGQLLYSYRKAERGAGRGRGLQFGLVENLTWLEVKSGSGELLYRYAVNLPTFSEMEGNASLLAAAKRILIRALLIALIVSTLLAFLFLKPLKKQSRNLAQALDRMAGGERTVAVESKHVVEFDIIANAARTLQETLKGEEKLRRQWAEDIAHDLRTPVSVLKGQLEAVGDNVLPFNEERLVLLQQETVRLESLIDSLALLTKLESPDLVVHTSMIHLKPFLHTFVQRFEAEAAKRDMHIQLPSDDALLDADQQLFTRAMENLMSNAIKYGLEHSIVQVRFTSNAEKSAESLTIENEGTIEESYLPRLFDRLSRGEAGRSSQGSGLGLSIVKAIVQAHRWTIEVESNTTTTFTLRFT; this is encoded by the coding sequence ATGCGAAAGCCTTTCTCCCTTGCGGCGTTGAATCTGGCTCTGGTCATCTTGAGCCTCTTGATTTTCGCCTTGGTCCTATCGTTTTTCCTCTCCTTTGGACTCGATGCAGCCCAAGCCTCCTGGCATGCAAAGGAGGAGGCATCGTTGAATGCCTACATCGTCGCCCAACTGCTTGATGCACAACAGCCTGTTACCGCGGACACCGCCTCGACGCTCTTCGGTTCCTTGCCGTATGCACCCACCTATCTCTATGTTACCGACAGCCTCGGTCAGCTGCTCTACTCTTACCGCAAGGCTGAACGAGGAGCGGGCAGGGGCAGGGGACTCCAATTCGGCTTGGTCGAGAATCTGACTTGGCTGGAAGTGAAATCCGGTTCGGGCGAACTTCTCTATCGTTACGCAGTCAATCTGCCGACTTTCTCTGAAATGGAAGGCAACGCTTCCTTGCTGGCAGCGGCCAAGCGCATACTCATCCGGGCGTTGTTGATTGCACTGATAGTTTCGACGCTGCTGGCTTTCTTGTTTCTCAAACCGTTGAAAAAGCAGAGTCGGAATCTTGCCCAGGCTTTGGACCGGATGGCAGGCGGCGAGCGAACTGTAGCTGTAGAGAGCAAGCACGTCGTGGAGTTTGACATAATTGCAAATGCAGCCAGGACGTTGCAGGAAACCTTGAAGGGTGAAGAAAAACTGCGTAGACAGTGGGCCGAGGATATTGCCCACGACCTCAGAACCCCGGTTTCTGTACTCAAGGGCCAGCTGGAGGCGGTAGGGGACAATGTCCTGCCCTTCAATGAGGAGAGGTTGGTTCTTCTTCAGCAGGAGACGGTGCGCCTTGAGTCCTTGATAGACAGCCTGGCCTTGCTTACCAAGCTGGAATCGCCTGATCTGGTGGTACATACGAGCATGATCCATTTGAAGCCTTTTTTGCACACGTTCGTACAGCGGTTTGAGGCAGAGGCAGCCAAGCGTGATATGCATATACAACTTCCTTCGGACGACGCCCTGCTCGATGCGGACCAGCAATTGTTCACCCGTGCCATGGAGAATTTGATGAGCAATGCCATCAAGTACGGTCTTGAGCATAGTATCGTACAGGTACGTTTCACCAGTAATGCAGAGAAAAGTGCTGAAAGCTTGACCATAGAGAATGAAGGAACCATAGAAGAATCCTATCTACCTCGTCTTTTCGATCGTCTCAGCAGAGGCGAGGCCGGCCGTAGCAGTCAGGGTTCGGGTCTGGGACTCTCGATTGTGAAAGCCATCGTCCAGGCACATCGGTGGACGATCGAAGTAGAAAGCAATACAACAACCACATTCACTCTTCGCTTTACCTAA
- a CDS encoding prenyltransferase, whose amino-acid sequence MTVQQFMHIVEMRTKIISMGTFFCASIYALSLQGSLNAANALVMGLATLLVDMGTTGFNTFFDYWRGTDNIVHTKEQEKVLVHEGVSPFMALLVSLVLFGLAALLGLYLAWMTSWKLILVGGACMLVGFFYTAGPFPISRTPLGELFAGFFLGTVLFLITLYVQDVPLTARNLVTTLPFLLLIAMILSVNNGCDLVGDTASGRKTLSILLGSDKAFALIAFEGLGAYLLSFLLVLLGFHPITLAFCLLPSFALFVKALAGVKKAGLDAGHKSIHMQFASKSYLHFCLAFFLAYVFNIGFSALAS is encoded by the coding sequence ATGACTGTACAGCAATTCATGCACATCGTAGAGATGCGTACTAAAATCATCAGCATGGGAACCTTCTTCTGTGCAAGCATATATGCACTCTCTTTGCAAGGTTCCCTCAATGCGGCCAACGCGCTGGTCATGGGCCTTGCGACACTTTTGGTCGATATGGGGACGACCGGATTCAACACCTTCTTCGATTACTGGCGGGGTACTGACAATATAGTGCATACCAAGGAACAGGAAAAAGTCTTGGTTCATGAGGGTGTCAGTCCCTTCATGGCTCTGCTGGTCTCGCTTGTGCTTTTCGGTTTGGCCGCACTTTTGGGACTCTATCTTGCGTGGATGACAAGCTGGAAGTTGATTCTCGTCGGAGGGGCGTGCATGCTGGTAGGCTTTTTCTACACTGCAGGGCCTTTCCCCATTTCAAGAACTCCGTTGGGAGAGTTGTTTGCCGGCTTCTTCCTGGGAACAGTCCTTTTTCTCATCACCCTTTATGTCCAGGATGTCCCTCTCACAGCAAGAAATCTGGTGACGACCCTTCCGTTTCTTCTGCTCATCGCCATGATTCTTTCTGTGAACAACGGCTGCGATTTGGTCGGTGATACTGCGAGCGGTAGAAAGACACTCTCCATACTGCTGGGAAGCGACAAGGCTTTCGCTCTCATCGCTTTTGAAGGTTTGGGAGCCTATTTGCTCTCGTTCCTATTGGTGCTGCTCGGCTTCCATCCGATCACCCTGGCCTTTTGCCTGCTTCCTTCTTTCGCTCTCTTTGTCAAAGCCCTTGCAGGCGTAAAGAAAGCAGGCCTCGATGCCGGGCACAAGTCCATACATATGCAGTTCGCTTCCAAAAGCTATCTGCACTTTTGCCTGGCATTTTTCCTGGCTTATGTATTTAATATAGGGTTCTCTGCTCTGGCTTCTTGA
- a CDS encoding SDR family oxidoreductase: MKDPLFDVSGKIVVITGGLGQIGAEFVKEFLRRDAKVAVFSRSADVQKAEKALSKEFANHHNLLLIQADITIKASINAALDAVEKSWGTLDVLINNAGIDTQPSAPPEVSGPFETFPEEVFREVVETNLVGTFLMTQAFGARLIRAGKGGSIINVGSIYGMLSPVQDIYAYKKEMTGVPFIKPVAYSAAKSGIYNLTRYCATYWAKQGIRVNTLTPSGVWRETQDEHFHKNYHARMPMGRMAKADDFNGAVVFLASDASTYMTGSNVVVDGGWTAW, encoded by the coding sequence ATGAAAGACCCATTGTTTGATGTCTCAGGAAAAATTGTCGTAATAACCGGCGGCCTCGGCCAGATCGGTGCTGAGTTTGTGAAGGAATTTCTCCGTCGCGATGCAAAAGTTGCTGTCTTCTCCCGATCGGCAGACGTGCAGAAAGCCGAGAAGGCACTGTCCAAAGAGTTTGCAAACCACCACAATCTCCTTTTGATCCAAGCCGATATCACCATCAAGGCTTCCATCAACGCCGCACTCGATGCCGTTGAGAAAAGTTGGGGTACACTCGATGTGCTGATCAACAATGCCGGCATCGACACCCAGCCAAGCGCCCCTCCCGAGGTTTCCGGTCCCTTCGAAACCTTCCCCGAGGAGGTCTTCCGCGAAGTGGTCGAGACCAACCTTGTCGGGACGTTTTTAATGACCCAGGCCTTCGGTGCTCGCTTGATCAGGGCCGGCAAGGGCGGATCGATCATAAACGTGGGCTCCATCTACGGCATGCTCAGCCCGGTGCAGGATATTTATGCGTACAAGAAAGAGATGACCGGTGTACCCTTCATCAAGCCGGTTGCCTACAGTGCAGCAAAGAGCGGCATCTACAACCTGACCCGCTATTGTGCAACCTACTGGGCCAAGCAGGGCATCCGGGTAAACACGCTTACTCCATCGGGGGTGTGGCGTGAAACCCAGGACGAGCACTTCCACAAGAACTATCATGCGCGCATGCCGATGGGACGAATGGCCAAGGCTGATGATTTCAACGGTGCTGTCGTCTTTTTGGCAAGCGATGCCTCGACCTATATGACCGGCTCCAATGTGGTGGTCGACGGGGGATGGACAGCATGGTAG
- a CDS encoding TRAP transporter substrate-binding protein: MKRMLLVMAVLMLGLTLAFAQGGKEASSQAESVTLTVYSPGNVNSVPTKTILKYKELVEAASNGSIKLIAHHSGELGNDAEALQSTRMGTIDIIFAGTSGFTSFYDKAKILDLPFLFDSAQDAYEIVNSQIGEQIFADLPKSGLVYLSEGDNGMRHIATTNRPVKSVDDVKGLKIRVPTSKMYLDVWSALGSTPVALALNELAIALANGTAEAQDNATYHLVANATYDDIKHYSFINYMWMGCTMAMNQKTWDKLTADQQKILKEQAIAAAKYSFDTIEEDNMTATETLKKAGVQFIENPDIQSFKNKLGGASYYKQYASEAWYDQAIVDAILAK; this comes from the coding sequence ATGAAACGAATGTTGCTCGTCATGGCCGTACTTATGCTCGGTCTCACATTGGCCTTTGCCCAAGGCGGTAAGGAAGCAAGCTCCCAGGCAGAGAGTGTAACACTTACCGTCTACTCGCCTGGTAACGTAAACTCAGTCCCTACTAAAACCATTCTTAAATACAAGGAGCTTGTTGAAGCAGCCTCGAATGGTTCCATCAAACTGATCGCCCACCACAGCGGTGAACTTGGAAACGATGCTGAAGCCCTGCAGTCGACCCGCATGGGAACCATCGACATCATCTTTGCAGGAACCAGCGGCTTTACCAGTTTCTACGACAAGGCAAAGATCCTCGACCTGCCGTTCCTCTTCGACTCCGCCCAGGACGCCTATGAGATCGTCAACAGCCAAATCGGCGAGCAGATTTTCGCCGACCTCCCGAAGTCGGGGCTTGTCTACCTCTCCGAAGGCGACAACGGCATGCGCCACATTGCAACCACCAACCGCCCGGTCAAGAGCGTCGATGATGTAAAAGGCTTGAAGATCCGCGTCCCGACCAGCAAGATGTATCTCGATGTCTGGAGTGCACTCGGTTCAACCCCTGTCGCCCTGGCCCTCAACGAACTTGCAATCGCCCTGGCCAACGGAACTGCAGAAGCACAAGACAACGCAACCTACCACTTGGTAGCCAATGCGACGTATGACGATATCAAGCACTACAGCTTCATCAACTACATGTGGATGGGCTGCACCATGGCCATGAACCAGAAAACATGGGACAAGCTAACCGCCGATCAGCAGAAAATCCTCAAGGAACAGGCCATTGCCGCAGCCAAGTACTCCTTCGACACCATCGAGGAAGACAACATGACAGCAACTGAAACCCTGAAGAAGGCCGGTGTCCAGTTCATCGAGAATCCGGACATCCAGAGCTTCAAGAACAAGCTCGGCGGCGCTTCCTATTACAAGCAGTATGCTTCCGAGGCTTGGTACGACCAGGCAATCGTTGATGCAATTCTCGCAAAATAA
- a CDS encoding flavodoxin domain-containing protein translates to MAKTLIIYATKYGTTETCATLLQKHLQDGAVLQNLAQQSKADLDAYDTVVLGGAVYAGRANGRLRRFCSANEQALLSKRLGLFLCMMEEGDGAVKQLEQNYSQALREKALVMDYFGGEFLFSKMGWLARKIIKMMSKGDEDVHNIREDAIKAFAEVLNR, encoded by the coding sequence ATGGCTAAAACACTCATTATCTACGCAACAAAGTATGGAACGACAGAAACCTGTGCTACATTGTTGCAGAAGCACCTGCAGGATGGCGCAGTACTTCAAAATCTTGCACAGCAGTCAAAAGCAGACCTGGATGCCTATGATACGGTTGTCCTTGGTGGTGCGGTGTATGCTGGAAGGGCCAACGGGAGGCTCAGAAGGTTCTGTTCAGCCAATGAACAGGCTCTGCTTTCCAAGAGACTTGGTTTGTTTCTGTGCATGATGGAAGAGGGCGATGGGGCGGTCAAGCAACTTGAGCAGAACTACAGCCAGGCACTGCGTGAAAAGGCCTTGGTGATGGATTACTTCGGCGGAGAGTTTCTCTTTTCCAAAATGGGTTGGCTGGCCAGGAAAATCATCAAGATGATGAGCAAGGGCGACGAGGATGTGCATAACATCAGAGAGGATGCCATCAAAGCCTTTGCAGAGGTGTTGAACCGCTGA
- a CDS encoding response regulator transcription factor: MIYVVEDNSSIRQIIKVYLELADFQVVEFEGVKGVVESLAFKHPRLCILDVMLGDGNGFELAKQIHQHDPSIPFLFLTARESESDRITGLELGGEDYVIKPFSAKELVLRVQAILRRVEQPHGEKQSSSMWEKDGHTLVLDEQKHEVLVDRLPVSLTALEWKLLSYLALNAPVLIKRERLLGQCLGYTHDGSDRTINTHMKNLRAKLGSVEWIQTVRGFGYAFSGTKKER, translated from the coding sequence ATGATTTATGTAGTTGAGGACAACAGTTCCATCAGGCAAATCATCAAAGTCTACCTTGAATTGGCCGACTTCCAAGTTGTCGAATTCGAGGGGGTGAAAGGTGTCGTGGAAAGTCTTGCATTCAAACATCCCCGGCTTTGCATTCTCGATGTCATGCTCGGCGACGGCAACGGATTTGAGCTTGCCAAGCAGATACACCAGCACGACCCGTCCATTCCCTTTCTTTTTCTCACCGCCAGGGAGTCTGAGAGCGATAGAATCACCGGTCTGGAACTCGGTGGCGAGGACTACGTGATAAAGCCATTCTCTGCAAAGGAGCTGGTGCTGCGAGTCCAAGCCATTCTCAGAAGAGTCGAGCAGCCTCATGGAGAAAAACAGTCATCTTCAATGTGGGAAAAGGATGGCCATACCTTGGTTCTCGATGAGCAAAAGCATGAGGTGCTGGTTGACCGGCTGCCGGTCTCCTTGACCGCCCTCGAGTGGAAACTGCTCTCCTATCTTGCACTCAATGCACCGGTTCTCATCAAACGAGAGCGGCTGCTCGGCCAGTGCCTTGGCTACACGCACGATGGAAGTGACAGAACGATCAACACCCATATGAAGAACCTTCGCGCAAAGCTGGGCTCCGTCGAGTGGATTCAGACGGTACGCGGCTTCGGGTATGCATTCAGTGGAACCAAGAAGGAGCGCTAG
- a CDS encoding MFS transporter, with the protein MHTKKPSIYSGDKGVKTFLATILFSGLAYGFYRGIQDNYLAEIVRISEFERGIVEFFRELPGLMLVFILAWMYRLSETKVFKIGTAIMLGGVLGLLLLGSSKVIVILFMVVFSTGEHMVMPIKSSMSLSYAKSDKGGASLGVTSSISHGGNIIGYMLVSLLFVVLASLGYQRDSLLGFRIVFLIAAILLLLSTMIALSMKDKGKQVKRSRLYYHKKYNKFYMLEIFYGARKQIFLTFAPYALILFYGADTSVIAMLLAVCAVFGMLLSPAIGALVDKLGYKKIMVADTLILVVVCILYGYAHRLFPMHIAFIVVCVNFVLDSIISLASMATNVYVRDLSTSREELTATLTTGISVNHLISVMIALLGGYIWKTLGIEVLFTLSAVLGVINSIFAATIKKPEQRTLY; encoded by the coding sequence ATGCACACAAAAAAGCCATCCATCTATTCAGGGGACAAGGGGGTGAAAACCTTCTTGGCCACGATTCTGTTTTCCGGCCTCGCCTACGGGTTTTATCGGGGAATCCAGGACAACTATCTAGCTGAAATCGTCCGGATTTCCGAGTTCGAGCGCGGCATAGTCGAATTCTTCCGCGAACTTCCCGGCCTTATGCTGGTATTCATCCTTGCATGGATGTACCGCTTGTCCGAAACCAAGGTATTCAAGATCGGAACGGCCATCATGCTCGGTGGTGTCTTGGGTCTGTTGCTGCTCGGTTCAAGCAAGGTTATCGTCATTCTCTTCATGGTGGTGTTCAGCACCGGCGAACACATGGTGATGCCCATCAAGAGCTCCATGTCCCTCTCCTATGCGAAAAGCGACAAGGGTGGAGCCAGTTTGGGGGTTACATCATCCATCAGCCATGGGGGCAACATCATCGGCTACATGCTGGTATCGCTGCTGTTTGTCGTACTGGCAAGCCTTGGCTATCAGCGCGACTCCCTTCTGGGCTTTCGCATCGTCTTTCTCATCGCCGCCATCCTGCTGCTGCTTTCCACCATGATCGCCTTGAGCATGAAGGATAAGGGCAAGCAGGTGAAACGCTCACGGCTGTACTATCACAAGAAATACAACAAGTTCTACATGCTTGAAATCTTCTACGGAGCCCGCAAGCAAATATTCTTGACGTTTGCTCCCTACGCCCTCATTCTCTTCTATGGTGCAGACACATCGGTCATCGCCATGCTTTTGGCCGTCTGCGCAGTCTTCGGCATGCTCCTCAGTCCCGCCATCGGCGCATTGGTGGACAAGCTCGGCTACAAGAAAATCATGGTTGCCGACACCCTGATCCTGGTTGTGGTCTGCATCCTGTACGGCTATGCCCACCGCTTGTTTCCCATGCACATCGCCTTCATCGTGGTCTGCGTCAACTTTGTACTGGATTCGATCATCAGCTTGGCGAGCATGGCTACCAACGTGTACGTACGCGACCTGTCCACTAGCCGCGAGGAGCTTACCGCAACGCTGACAACCGGCATCTCCGTCAACCACCTGATCAGCGTCATGATCGCCTTGCTTGGCGGATACATCTGGAAAACCCTGGGCATCGAGGTGCTGTTCACCCTTTCGGCCGTACTGGGGGTGATCAACTCGATCTTTGCTGCAACCATCAAGAAGCCAGAGCAGAGAACCCTATATTAA